In one Agathobacter rectalis ATCC 33656 genomic region, the following are encoded:
- a CDS encoding AgrD family cyclic lactone autoinducer peptide — protein sequence MKKINKKVLKVVERVIRNEIKRASGDPPFCLGIFHQPKRPVEHKCNRENK from the coding sequence ATGAAGAAAATTAACAAAAAGGTATTGAAGGTTGTGGAGAGGGTGATAAGAAATGAGATTAAGAGAGCCAGTGGTGATCCTCCGTTTTGTTTGGGGATATTTCATCAACCGAAAAGACCGGTAGAACATAAATGTAATAGAGAAAATAAATAA